From the genome of Methanobrevibacter smithii ATCC 35061, one region includes:
- a CDS encoding 6-hydroxymethylpterin diphosphokinase MptE-like protein, with product MDFGLWETYYRKILDDFGFERKDDEKTAQVLDDILFEQGCLTLEDLHEKVDFSTKFIVFGAGPSLKEHIKKIKENYDLIDYVLIAADGATTALVEEKIVPDIIATDLDGKINDILYANAHGASLVIHGHGNNMDAVRNYTPFFDNVLGTTQAQSHGNLYNFGGFTDGDRAMFLAIALGASELTLAGMDFGDVVTKYSRPNIAEETAKADEIKTKKLKYAELFTKWIDDNEDVKIINLKS from the coding sequence ATGGATTTTGGTCTTTGGGAAACTTACTATAGGAAAATATTGGATGATTTCGGATTTGAAAGAAAAGATGATGAAAAAACTGCCCAGGTATTGGATGACATTCTTTTTGAGCAAGGCTGTTTAACACTGGAGGATTTGCATGAAAAAGTAGATTTTTCCACTAAATTCATAGTATTTGGAGCAGGTCCTTCTCTAAAAGAGCATATTAAAAAAATAAAAGAAAACTATGATTTGATAGATTATGTTTTAATAGCTGCAGACGGGGCAACAACAGCTCTGGTTGAAGAAAAAATAGTTCCGGACATAATAGCTACTGATTTGGACGGTAAAATAAATGATATTTTATATGCAAATGCACATGGTGCAAGTTTAGTTATTCACGGTCATGGAAATAACATGGATGCAGTACGAAATTACACTCCATTTTTCGATAATGTTTTAGGAACAACACAAGCTCAGTCACATGGAAACCTCTATAATTTTGGAGGATTTACAGACGGGGACAGGGCAATGTTTTTAGCTATTGCACTTGGAGCCAGTGAATTGACATTGGCAGGAATGGATTTTGGAGATGTTGTAACCAAATATTCAAGACCGAATATTGCAGAAGAGACTGCAAAGGCTGATGAAATCAAAACAAAAAAATTGAAGTATGCAGAATTGTTTACAAAGTGGATTGACGATAATGAGGACGTTAAAATTATTAATTTAAAGTCATAA
- a CDS encoding YczE/YyaS/YitT family protein, with protein sequence MDFFGNDKLTFKRVFNYLLGLWFITLGIGFSIKSNLGATPVSSIPYTLNLIWGIEIGKATIIFHAVLVLIELILLGKDFKIKHFLQVFVGVLFGYFTTFSVGLMGFIPDPTSILSELLLTFLSIFSVALGLFFYVPTNIIPVSVDGVTQALAIAFNMPFSKTKVVYDVSLLVISVVLCFVFLGVIGGSIGIGTILSAVFVGTVLKYIHKLNSYLTGKTIDFKQM encoded by the coding sequence ATGGATTTTTTTGGAAATGACAAATTGACTTTTAAAAGGGTATTTAACTATCTTTTGGGATTATGGTTCATAACTTTGGGGATAGGTTTTTCAATAAAATCTAATTTGGGAGCAACGCCGGTCAGTTCAATTCCATATACTTTAAATTTGATTTGGGGAATTGAAATAGGTAAAGCTACAATTATATTTCATGCAGTTTTAGTTTTGATAGAACTGATACTGTTGGGAAAGGACTTTAAGATTAAACACTTCCTGCAGGTCTTTGTGGGGGTGCTCTTCGGATATTTCACAACTTTTTCAGTTGGGCTGATGGGATTTATTCCGGATCCGACCAGTATCCTCTCTGAGCTGCTGCTGACATTTCTAAGCATATTCAGTGTGGCTTTGGGATTATTTTTCTATGTGCCTACAAACATTATTCCTGTATCTGTTGACGGGGTAACTCAGGCATTGGCCATTGCATTTAATATGCCTTTCTCAAAAACCAAGGTTGTTTATGATGTTAGCCTGCTTGTTATTTCTGTAGTGCTTTGCTTTGTATTTTTAGGAGTAATTGGGGGCAGCATAGGTATTGGAACAATTCTTTCAGCTGTTTTTGTTGGAACTGTTTTGAAATATATCCATAAACTTAACAGCTATTTGACCGGAAAAACAATAGATTTTAAACAGATGTGA
- a CDS encoding pyridoxal-phosphate-dependent aminotransferase family protein, which yields MDEILLMLPGPTTVHPRVLNAMSQAVVNHRGAKYGEILTETSELMSDVFQTSNQSYLLTGSGTAAMEAAISNVVNSGEKILNVVGGKFGERFMKIANAHGITTEELAVEWGTAVTPEAIKAALDADEDIKAVSVVHNETSTGVAAPIEAIGKVMKDYDALYIVDTVSSLGGDYVDVDKFGIDVCITGSQKCIAAPPGMAAITLSDDAWAAADKVDSHTFYLDMQAAKKSGDKNPPQTPYTPSVSLTYAMNEALKMVMEEGLENRVARHHKAAKASVAASKALGLELFADEKVSSATVTAVKMPEGVTDAEFRGTTRDKYGVELAGGQDHLKGNIFRIGHMGNISYKELVQTFAAIGMTLKGLGAIEDAGAGVASITESYL from the coding sequence ATGGATGAAATTTTATTAATGCTTCCAGGTCCAACAACAGTACACCCAAGAGTACTTAACGCTATGTCTCAAGCTGTTGTAAATCATAGAGGAGCTAAATATGGGGAAATCTTAACTGAAACCAGTGAATTAATGTCTGATGTTTTCCAAACCTCTAACCAATCCTATTTATTAACTGGATCTGGAACTGCAGCAATGGAAGCAGCTATAAGTAATGTAGTAAATTCCGGAGAAAAAATCTTAAATGTCGTAGGAGGAAAATTCGGAGAACGTTTCATGAAAATAGCTAATGCTCATGGAATTACCACCGAAGAATTAGCAGTAGAATGGGGAACTGCAGTAACTCCTGAAGCTATTAAAGCTGCTCTTGATGCTGATGAGGATATTAAAGCAGTATCTGTTGTTCATAATGAAACCTCAACTGGTGTAGCAGCACCTATTGAAGCAATCGGTAAAGTAATGAAAGACTACGATGCACTCTACATTGTAGATACAGTATCTTCCCTTGGAGGAGACTATGTTGATGTAGACAAATTCGGAATCGATGTATGTATTACAGGATCCCAAAAATGTATTGCAGCACCACCTGGAATGGCTGCCATTACATTAAGTGACGATGCATGGGCTGCTGCAGACAAAGTAGACTCCCACACTTTCTACTTAGATATGCAGGCTGCTAAAAAAAGTGGAGACAAAAATCCGCCACAAACTCCATACACTCCTTCTGTATCTCTAACTTATGCTATGAACGAAGCATTAAAAATGGTTATGGAAGAAGGATTAGAAAACAGAGTTGCACGTCACCACAAAGCTGCTAAAGCTAGCGTAGCTGCTTCAAAAGCATTAGGTTTAGAATTATTCGCAGATGAAAAAGTATCCTCAGCTACTGTAACTGCAGTTAAAATGCCTGAAGGCGTAACTGATGCAGAATTCAGAGGAACTACCCGTGACAAATACGGAGTGGAATTAGCTGGTGGACAAGACCACTTAAAAGGAAACATATTCAGAATAGGACATATGGGAAATATTTCCTACAAAGAATTGGTACAAACCTTTGCAGCTATCGGAATGACCTTAAAAGGCCTCGGTGCAATTGAAGATGCTGGTGCCGGAGTAGCATCCATTACAGAATCATACTTATGA
- a CDS encoding YczE/YyaS/YitT family protein, whose amino-acid sequence MGVTPINSIPYAIALIANIDVGLSSVLFYLVVIFIQKPILKDKYHPKRLLQLVSAFLFGYFVDFSLGVMAPIQNLSLMGKFLMLALSIVLIAVGILIMMPANIAPLPGEGLIEAIAIAADRKFSSVKICIDSSMVIITVILCWIFLGDVLGSVSAGTIISAACTGFVVRQFHDLYRYFTGKDIRVVNKE is encoded by the coding sequence TTGGGAGTTACTCCAATCAATTCAATTCCTTATGCAATAGCTTTAATTGCAAATATTGATGTGGGGCTTTCATCAGTTTTATTTTATCTGGTAGTTATTTTTATACAAAAACCAATTTTGAAAGACAAGTATCATCCGAAAAGACTTCTTCAGCTTGTTAGTGCTTTTTTATTCGGATACTTTGTCGATTTTTCATTGGGGGTAATGGCACCGATTCAGAACCTTTCATTAATGGGCAAATTTTTAATGCTTGCATTAAGCATAGTTCTTATAGCTGTAGGGATTTTAATAATGATGCCTGCAAATATTGCACCTCTTCCTGGAGAAGGTCTTATAGAGGCAATAGCCATAGCTGCAGATAGGAAATTCTCATCAGTTAAAATATGCATTGATTCATCAATGGTGATAATAACAGTTATTTTATGCTGGATATTTTTAGGTGATGTTTTGGGAAGTGTAAGTGCAGGTACAATAATCTCGGCTGCATGTACAGGTTTTGTTGTAAGGCAGTTTCATGATTTGTACAGATATTTTACAGGTAAGGACATTAGAGTTGTTAATAAGGAATAA